GTAAAAGTGAGCTGAAATAAAAGCCACATTAAAAATAAAAATATAGGTAAGCCAAAAAACTTATGAATGAGTAATGCATCAATTTTTTTAGTAAGATTTCTTTCTTCTTTTTTATAAGTAATAACTTTTCTTGAAAGCTCATTCACTAGGGTTAGTATATCTTCTTTTTCTAAGCTTTTTTCACAAAGTGGAGTGGAAAATCTTGATTTGGGTGTAAATTTATTTTCGAACAAAATAATGATTTTTTCAAGTAAGAGTTCTAAATTTTGTTTTGTTTTGGCTGAAATTTCAACAACATTGATTTGAAATTCTTTGCTTAAAATTGAAGTATCAAGCTCTATGCCTTCTTTTTTAGCCTCATCGCACATATTTAGAGCAAGAAGCATTTTTTTATTAAGACTTAAAAGTTCTGCACTAAGGATAAGATTGCGTTCTAAATTTGTAGCATCTAAAACATTGACTATGATATCGTAATTTTTACTTTCTAGAAAATGACGAGCGATTTTTTCTTCTTCGCTATAACCATCTAAAGAATAAGTCCCAGGCAAGTCTATAAATTCAAGTTCATAACCTTTATAGCGTGTTTTCGCTACGGCTTTTTCTACAGTAACTCCGCTAAAATTTCCTACTTTCATATTAGCCTTGCAAAGCGTATTGATAAGTAGGCTTTTGCCAACATTAGGTTGTCCTGCTAGTGCAATAGTAATTTTTTTCATAAGGGTTCCACTTGTATAGTTTCAGCTTCATTTGATCTTAAAATCACGCAAGTGCTTTCAAATTCCACCATAATGGTTGCATTTTTTAAAGAAGAGTGTACTTTTTTTAATGTTTTATTTTTCATAAAACCAAAACTTAAAAGCCTAGAATGAAGTTCTTTATAAGCTTTAATTTCTTTTATAATCGCACTTTGTCCATCTTTTAATTCATTGAGAGTCATTGATATATTTCCTTTGATGCAATTGTATAAAATATACACTAAAAAAATGTTTAGAAGTCTTGCAAATTTGTTTGAAACAATGGAAATATACTATATAAAAGAAAACCTTGTTTTATCTATTTGGTGTTAATTTCACAGTTTTTGAGCTTGAAGAATTTATATCTTGTTAAAACTTTTTACCGCCTTTTTAAACAATATGAAACTCACTATAATTCAACTATATTACGAAGGTTGTGTTTTAGTTTATCAATGGAAGAGATTATAGCAAATGCAATAATCAAGATAAAATTAATTATAAACTTTGCAAACTAAGAGGAGAGTATAAATGATACTTGTAACGCCTTGTGGTGTTATGGACATCGTAAATTTTGCTAAAAGTAAAATAAATAAACAAACTTTTAGATATATCTGCTTAATCTTAAAAATATGCTACAATGTTATTTTTTAAAGGATACAAGTTATCCGCCACTTGTGCCAAGTATCGAGCTTGTAAGGGGTGCAACCCTTAACCCCGCTAATAAAAATCAACTAAAATCAATAAATGATTTTTTGATTTTATTAGCTTTTGAAACACCAAAAAAGGAAAAATTCAAAAATGCAAAAACAATATCCAGAAGTGCATAGCTTAGAAGAAAGCCTTGCAATACTTAAAAAATATAAAGATGATTTAACCAAAGAGCAATACGAGAATATTAAATCAAACATAGGAACTCACGCTATTGAAAGCATTTACCTTAACGAGTTAGATATTATTATGTTAGTTAAAAAAAATGTATATGGTTTAAGTGCTGATGAGATATTAACAGAATACAAAGAAAAAGGATTTGTAGAATATGCCAAAAATTGCCACCGCTCATTGCAATCCTAAAAAAACAACCTGCATAAATATTTTCTTGTTTGCAAGTTATTTTTTAGCGTCCTTATTTTAGAGCTTTAGCGATAAAACTTTGCATTTGTATAGCAATTCCTGTCTTACTACTCCGAGTCATTATAGATAAATTTAGGTAATTCTATTGTAATAAAACTAACTTTAGCTAAAATAATCTATAATGAAAAAATATAAGAAGATGATTTATTATAAAAATAGCCCTAAAATCGATATTTTACCCTTTTTTAAGAATAACACTATTTAATTAGCTTTAGCAAATTGCACCTAAATAGGTGCCATGATTTGTTATAAGTAGGGTCAGGGCACGAAGCTCGTTTAAAACGAGCGAACGACAAGCCCTCACCCTAATGCTAAGAATTAAATGGATATATCTAAAAGCTGATCTTTTTTATTGTCTGCTTTATCTGTATTTGTAGAATTACTTTGTTCTTCTTTTTTAGCTTCAGCTTCTACTTTCTCTTTTTTTTCTTGAAATTTTAAAGAAAAATCTATAGTTTGCCTATTTACTTCACTTTTGCCAAAATTAGTGGTGTCTATAACACCACAGGGTGTTACAAGTATCATTTATACTCTCCTCTTAGTTTGCAAAGTTTATAGTTAATATTATCTTGATTATTGCATTTGCTATAATCTCTTCCATACTGATAAACTAAAACACAACCTTCATAATGTGGTTGAACTATAGGCTGTTGTGATACAGTAATTTTGCTAAGGCAAGGCTAGATAATGAAGCAATAACTGCTAAACCTAAGATAATTTTTTTCATTTTAATCCTTTCTATGATTAAAATTCTGATATATAAAAAATTATAAAAGTAAAAACTTAATTTAATATTAAATAACAGAAAAAACAAAAATTTGCTTAAACATTGAAAAAAATTACTCAACTTTTTTGTTTTCTCTCGCGCGTACGCGTACGCGATTTTTTATTTTTTATATTTTTAGGGAACTTTCAAACGCTTATATTATAGGGGATAGAGATGCTATTAAAAAAAGCAGGGAATCTAAACTATTAAGAGGGTGAATAATATTGACAATACCTATATCTAGCTTTAATGAGATAGAACAGGATTTATTATGTGGTTTAATGGTAAAACTTAAAGAAGAAAAATAAAGTAACATTTTATCCTAGTGATTTAAGAAGCATTCTTAAAAGTGATTATACCAATGAGAGTTTATTAGAATTTTCATTATCCTTAAGAGAAAAGTTTTTTAAAGCTGACTTTACAATAATTGAAAAAACAACTAGGGGGAAAAAGAAGTTGAAGCACACAGAACAATAAACCTTTTTACAGAATTTGCAATTTATGTTTATGCAAGCTCAAAAGATTTAGAGAGTATAGAAATACAAGTTAATCCGCAATTTGAATACATTTTAAATCAACTAAGCGCTAATTTTACAGCCTTTGAACTTAGCGAATTTATTGCCCTTAGCGGTAAATATGCTAAAACACTTTACCGCCTTTTAAAGCAATACAGAAGTACAGGAAAAGCTTATTTTGAATGGGAAGAATTTTGCAGGATTATGGATATACCGCAAGATTATAGACAAAGCGAAATTGACAAAAGAATTTTAAAACCTGCCATAAAAGAACTTTCAAAAGAACGCAATCTTTTCGACCAAGTGCGAGTGCCTTTTAAAAATCTTGCCTATGAAAAAGAAAAAACCGCAGGGCGTGGGCAAGGTGGCAAGGTTTCAGGTATTACCTTTACTTTCAAACCTGAAAATATCGAAATGCAAAAGCTAGAAAATGAAAGCCAAAAAATAATGAGCGATGAGCAAAAATATTTAAAAATTTTAAACAATATGAAACTTAATCAAGTCCGCTTTGTTTATAATGACAAGCTTTGGCAATTTAACGATTTTGATTTTAATGAATTTAAAATTATTGCAGTAGAGCTTATAAGAGATGAGTATGAGAATTTAAACTTTGGAAATCATATGCACTTTAATGCTAAAAACCAAGAGCAGTTTTTTAAAATGATTGATACTTTTAGGAATGGGATTAGGTAAAAAATTTGCTATAATTATCTTATTGAAGGATACAAGCTATCCGCCACTTGTGCCAAGTATCGAGCTTGTAAGGGTGCAACCCTTAACCCCGCTAATAAAAATCAACTAAAATCAATAAATGATTTTTTGATTTTATTAGCTTTTGAAACACTAAAAAAAGGAAAAATTCAAAAATGCAAAAACAATATCCCGAAGTGCATAGCTTAGAAGAAAGCCTTGCGATACTTCAAAAATATAAAGATGATGTAAGCAAAAAAGACTATGAAGAAATTAAATCTACCATTTGCGGACACGCTATTGAAGATATGTTTGCAAATGAAGAAGATATTATTATGCTAGTAAAAATGAGTGCATATAATCTAAGTAGTGATGAGATAATAGCAGAATACAAAGAAAAGGGATTTGTAGAATATGCCAAAAATTGCCACCGCTCATTGCAATCCTAAAAAACAACCTGCATTAAATCACAATGATAGAACCAACGATAATGCTAAAACCATCACTAAAGAACTTACGCATTTAAATGAATACTCTTGCACTAGTGATGAAGTGCGTAAGAATTTGAAAATCATCTAAGCCTATGAAAAAACATTCTAAGCTTTGAAAAACACAATGTCAAAGCAAGATTATGGGCTAACTTAAGAATGCTTTTTTAATTATCACAAATGAAAGCAAGAGAGAAAACGATAGATTAAAACTTAGCTAAAAGAAATAGGTAAGGAGTTATTGTAAGTCTTTTTAGGACTT
The window above is part of the Campylobacter coli genome. Proteins encoded here:
- a CDS encoding ferrous iron transport protein A, which encodes MTLNELKDGQSAIIKEIKAYKELHSRLLSFGFMKNKTLKKVHSSLKNATIMVEFESTCVILRSNEAETIQVEPL